A stretch of Camelina sativa cultivar DH55 chromosome 18, Cs, whole genome shotgun sequence DNA encodes these proteins:
- the LOC104761941 gene encoding 40S ribosomal protein S4-3, with amino-acid sequence MARGLKKHLKRLNAPKHWMLDKLGGAFAPKPSSGPHKSRECLPLVLIIRNRLKYALTYREVISILMQRHIQVDGKVRTDKTYPAGFMDVVSIPKTNENFRLLYDTKGRFRLHSIRDEEAKLKLCKVRSIQFGQKGIPYLNTYDGRTIRYPDPLIKPNDTIKLDLEANKIVEFIKFDVGNVVMVTGGRNRGRVGVIKNREKHKGSFETIHIQDSTGHEFATRLGNVFTLGKGTKPWVSLPKGKGIKLTIIEEARKRLGDQQAV; translated from the exons ATG GCGAGGGGTTTGAAGAAGCATTTGAAGAGGCTCAATGCCCCAAAGCACTGGATGCTTGACAAACTTGGTGGTGCATTT GCCCCAAAACCATCTTCAGGACCTCATAAGTCCAGGGAGTGCCTTCCCCTTGTCCTTATCATCAGGAACAGGTTGAAGTATGCTCTTACCTACCGTGAAGTGATTTCCATCTTGATGCAAAGGCATATCCAAGTTGATGGGAAAGTGAGGACTGACAAGACTTACCCTGCTGGTTTCATGGATGTTGTGTCTATCCCAAAGACCAATGAGAACTTCCGTCTTCTCTACGATACCAAGGGACGTTTCCGTCTCCACTCCATCAGGGATGAGGAAGCTAAG TTAAAGCTTTGCAAGGTTCGATCGATCCAGTTTGGGCAGAAGGGCATTCCCTACCTGAACACATATGATGGTCGCACCATCCGTTACCCTGACCCGCTCATCAAGCCCAATGACACCATCAAGCTCGACCTTGAGGCCAACAAGATTGTGGAGTTCATCAAATTCGATGTTGGTAATGTTGTGATGGTTACAGGAGGTAGAAACAGAGGGCGTGTTGGTGTCATTAAAAACCGTGAGAAGCATAAGGGAAGCTTTGAGACAATCCACATCCAAGACTCAACAGGACATGAGTTTGCAACAAGGTTGGGGAATGTGTTTACCCTTGGCAAAGGAACCAAGCCGTGGGTGTCTCTTCCTAAGGGTAAAGGTATTAAGCTGACTATCATCGAGGAGGCCAGGAAGAGGCTCGGTGATCAACAGGCTGTTTAA
- the LOC104761942 gene encoding exocyst complex component EXO70B1-like: MAENGEEKLLAVARHIAKTLGHNESMADDILQIFSNFDGRFSREKLAEGQAGEDGSGVAVLERALNSIDVQISRFVAADQPIWADPSDSAAFLDTIDEFVAIIREWSPMASEKPIGVCLARADDMMQQAMFRIEEEFRSLMERGAESFGLNPLGDAGGTNHRFDSEEEDDDDRDFHNGDDVQIPVAQPLTDYDLIIDALPSATINDLHEMAKRMLGAGFGKSCSHVYSACRREFLEESLSRLGLQKLSIEEVHKMPWQELEDEIDRWIKAANVALRILFPSERRLCDRVLFGFSSAADLSFMEVCRGSTIQLLNFADAIAIGSRSPERLFKVLDVFETMRDLMPEFENVFSDQFCSVLRNEAVTIWKRLGESIRGIFMELENLIRRDPAKAAVPGGGLHPITRYVMNYLRAACRSRQTLELVFEESNGVPSKDSTLLTVQMSWIMELLESNLEVKSKVYKDPALCYVFLMNNGRYIVQKVKDGDLGLLLGDDWIRKHNAKVRQYHMNYQRSSCNKMLGLLKVDNTASGMNGLGKTMKEKLKQFNIQFDEICKVHSTWVVFDEQLREELKISLARLLVPAYGNFIGRFQNLGDIGKNADRYIKYGVEDIEARINELFKGTTTGRK; this comes from the coding sequence CCGAAGGTCAAGCTGGAGAAGATGGATCCGGAGTCGCTGTACTCGAACGAGCTCTCAATTCAATAGACGTTCAGATCTCTCGCTTCGTTGCCGCGGATCAACCTATCTGGGCTGATCCTTCCGATTCAGCTGCTTTTCTCGATACGATCGATGAGTTTGTTGCTATCATCAGAGAGTGGAGTCCCATGGCTTCAGAGAAACCAATCGGCGTCTGTCTAGCACGCGCCGACGATATGATGCAGCAAGCTATGTTCCGCATCGAAGAAGAGTTCAGGTCACTTATGGAGCGCGGAGCTGAGTCTTTCGGACTTAATCCTCTGGGAGACGCTGGTGGGACGAATCATCGTTTCGactctgaggaagaagatgacgacgACAGAGATTTCCACAACGGTGACGATGTCCAGATCCCAGTGGCGCAGCCACTCACTGACTACGATCTTATCATCGATGCTCTCCCGTCGGCGACGATCAACGATTTGCACGAGATGGCTAAGCGTATGCTTGGCGCTGGTTTTGGTAAGTCGTGTTCTCATGTTTACAGTGCTTGTAGGAGAGAGTTTTTAGAAGAGAGCTTGTCGAGGTTAGGGTTACAGAAGCTGAGTATTGAAGAAGTTCATAAGATGCCTTGGCAGGAGCTTGAGGATGAGATTGATAGGTGGATCAAAGCTGCTAACGTCGCCCTTCGAATCCTTTTTCCTAGTGAACGCAGACTCTGTGACCGTGTCTTATTTGGTTTCTCATCTGCTGCTGATCTTTCGTTTATGGAGGTATGTCGTGGCTCTACTATTCAGCTTCTGAATTTCGCTGATGCTATTGCCATAGGAAGCAGATCACCTGAGAGATTGTTTAAAGTGCTTGACGTATTCGAGACGATGAGAGATTTGATGCCTGAGTTCGAGAATGTGTTCTCGGATCAGTTTTGCTCAGTTCTTAGAAATGAAGCAGTAACCATTTGGAAAAGATTGGGAGAGTCGATTAGAGGTATATTTATGGAGCTTGAGAATCTGATCAGGCGAGATCCGGCTAAAGCTGCTGTTCCTGGCGGTGGTCTTCATCCGATCACTCGTTACGTGATGAATTACCTACGTGCGGCATGCAGATCCAGGCAAACTTTAGAGCTAGTGTTTGAGGAGAGTAATGGTGTCCCTTCTAAAGATTCAACTTTGTTGACTGTACAGATGTCTTGGATCATGGAGCTTCTAGAGAGTAACTTGGAAGTGAAATCCAAAGTGTACAAAGATCCAGCCTTGTGTTATGTGTTTCTGATGAACAATGGGAGATACATTGTTCAGAAGGTGAAAGATGGAGACCTAGGATTGCTCTTAGGAGATGATTGGATTCGGAAACACAATGCTAAAGTGAGACAATATCATATGAATTATCAGAGAAGCTCGTGCAATAAGATGTTGGGGTTGCTGAAGGTGGATAATACAGCGTCAGGTATGAACGGTTTGGGGAAGACTATGAAGGAGAAGCTGAAGCAGTTCAATATTCAGTTTGATGAGATATGTAAAGTGCATTCGACGTGGGTAGTGTTTGATGAGCAGTTGAGAGAAGAGCTGAAAATCTCACTGGCCAGGCTTTTGGTACCGGCATATGGGAACTTCATTGGAAGGTTCCAGAACCTTGGAGACATAGGGAAAAACGCAGATAGGTACATCAAGTATGGAGTTGAGGACATAGAGGCGCGTATCAACGAGCTGTTCAAAGGCACAACCACGGGAAGAAAATGA